The Acidobacteriota bacterium DNA segment GCTGCGGGTACGGGCGTCGCGACGGTGCTCATGCGGCGCGATGGTATCATTGGAGCAACGCGCCAGCCTGCGAGGTCACCTATGAATACACGCTGGATCGCCGCCTGTCTGTGCGTCGGGCTGCTGCTGATGGTGTCCGCGAACGCCGGGCAGCGCCAGCCCGCCGCCGAGCCGCAGTCCGAGCCCCGCTCCCAGGGAACGGACGCCACCCCGCCCGGAGAGACCGCCGACCTCCAGGGCAGCGTCCCCGTCTTTCGGAGCGGCATCAACTACGTCCGCGTCGATGCCTTCGTGACCGACGAGGACGGCAACCCGGTGTTCGATCTCACGCAGGACGACTTCGAGGTGTACGAGGACGACGTCCTGCAGACGGTGGACTCGTTTCAGGTGGTTCAGGTCGATCCGACGCCCCAGCTCTCGGGCGAGCCGCTGACCAGCGTGGGGGTGACGCGGTCCGATCAGCAACTGGCCGCGTCGCGGCCGGACATTCGCGTCTTCGTGATCTTCCTCGACGACTACCACGTACGGGACGGCAACAGCATCCGGGCCCGGCGGATGCTCGTCGACTTCATCCAGAACGACCTGATTCCGACCGATCTGGTCGGCGTGATGTATCCCCTGATGCCGGTGTCGGACGTGCGCCTGACCCGCGATCACGACGCGGTGATCAACGCCATCCGGCGGTTCGAGGGGGTCAAGTACGAGTACGAAGTGCGCAACCTGTACGAGGCGCGCTACAACATGTATCCGACCGAGGTCGTCGAGCGGATCCGGAACGAAGTGTCGCTGTCGGCCCTGCGGGGGCTGATGACGATGCTGGGCGGACTTCGCGAGGGTCGCAAGTCCGTGCTGCTCGTCAGCGAGGGCTACACCTACTACGTGCCGCCGCAGTTGCGCAGCCAGGTCGCCGACCTGCGGGCGGATCCCAACGTGAATCCGCAGGTGCTCGACCCGTTCGCCGGCGACAACCCCTTCGAGGAGACGATGTCGTTCTTCGAGGGGAGCGCGATGCTGCAGGATCTGCGGCGCGTGATCGAGACCGCCAGCCGCTTCAACGCGTCGGTCTACTCGGTGGACCCGCGCGGCCTCGCCGCCTTCGAGTTCGACATGGATCAGCCGCAGATCAGCTACCGCACCGATTCGCGCGTCCTGCGCTTCACGCAGGACACGTTGCGGGTGCTGGCCGAGGAGACCGGCGGGCGCGCCATCGTGAACCAGAACGATCTGCGTCCCGGCCTGCAGCAGATGCTGGACGACGCGAGCGGCTATTACCTGCTCGGCTACAACTCGATCGCCGCGCCGACCGACGGGGAGTTTCACGAGATCGAGGTGCGTCTGAAGCGTCCGGGCCTGCGCGTGCGCGCTCGCGATGGGTACTGGGCGGTCACCATGCGCGACGTCGAGCGGTCGCTCACGACCCGCGCCCACGAGCCGCCCAAGGCGGTCGACGTCGCGCTGGCCGCGCTTGCCGAGCCGCGCCGCGGCCGGCTCGTCCGCACCTGGGTCGGCACGTCGCGGGCGGAGAACGGCAGGACCCGGGTCACCTTCGCCTGGGAGCCGACCGAGTCGCGAGGGCGGCGGGACAACGCGTCGCGCGTTCTCGTGACCGCCATGGGAGACACCGGCGGCGCCTATTTTCGGGGTCGCGTGCCGGAGCAGACCCGTTCCTCGGGCCGCGGCACGACCCGCAGGCGCAGCCGTCGCGCGGCGGCGGCCGTCGCCCCCCCGATCACGCGCGTGGAGTTCGAGGCGGATCCCGGCACGATGCAGATGAACCTGGCCATCGAGGGCGAGGCGGGAGAGGTGCTCGATCGGGATCGCGACGAGATCGTCATTCCGGACTTCACCGGACCGGACATCGTTCTGAGCACGCCCTACTTCGTGCGCGCGCGGAATGCGCTGGAGTTCAACAGGCTCGTCGCCGACTGGAACGCGCCTCCCACCGTATCGCGGAACTTCCGCCGCACCGACCGCCTGCTCCTGCGATTCGACGTCTACGCGCCGGGCGACGCGGCGCCGGATCTGGAGGCGAACCTGCTGAACCGGGGCGGCGACGCGGTGTTTCCGCTCGACGTTCGCACGGCCGAGGACGGCGGCGCTTCCCGCCAAGTGGAACTGGCGCCGGCGTTCCTGCCGCCCGGCGAGTACATCCTCGAGATCCGGGCGTCCCTCGGTGACGGCGAAGCGAGCGAGATGATCGCGTTTCGCCTCGGCGCGTGACCCGTTCCATGGCTGTCGCGAGCAGACCGGCGCCTGCCGGGACCCGCGCCGAGGGGGCGTCGGGCGGCCCGCCGGCGGATGTGCGTCCGCTGTACGGGCCGGCGGATCTCGCCGGCCTCGACTACGCCCTCGATCTCAACGATCCCGGGGGTTTTCCCTACACCCGCGGCATCCATGAATCCGGCTACAGGGGCAAGCTCTGGACCATGCGCCAGTTCTCCGGCTTCGGCACGCCGGAGGAGACGAATCGCCGCTATCGGGAGTTGCTGGCGGCGGGCGGAACGGGACTGAGCGTCGCCTTCGATCTGCCCACGCTCATGGGCCGCGACCCGGACGATCCGCTGTCGCAGGGCGAGGTGGGCAAGTGCGGCGTCAACGTGGCGTCCCTGCCCGACATGGAGCGGCTGTTCGACGGGATCGACCTCGAGCGCGTCACGACGTCGATGACCATCAACGCCCCGGCGGCGATGATCTTCGCCATGTACCTGGTCGTCGCCGAACGGCAGGGCGCCGACTGGTCGCAGCTTTCCGGCACGCTCCAGAACGACATCCTGAAGGAGTACATCGCCCAGAAGGAGTACATCTATCCGCCGCGGCCGTCGATGCGGCTCGTCACCGACGTGTTCGCCTTCTGCGCGGAGCGGACCCCGCGTTGGAACACCATCTCGGTCAGCGGCTATCACATCCGGGAGGCGGGCGCGACCGCGCTCCAGGAGCTGGCGTTCACCCTCCGCGACGGCATCGAGTACGTGCAGTACGGCGTCGACGCCGGTCTCGACGTCGACCGGTTCGTGCCGCGGATCTCCTTCTTCTTCAACGCCCACAACCGGTTCTTCGAGGAGATCGCCAAGTACCGGGCCGCGCGCAAGCTGTGGGCGCAGGTCATGCGCGAACGCTTCGGCGCCCGGGAGGAGCGTGCCTGGAAGCTCCGCTTCCACGCCCAGACGGCCGGCGTGTCGCTGACCGCGCAGCAGCCGTACAACAACGTCGTGCGCACGGCGGTGCAGGCGCTGGCGGCGGTGCTGGGGGGGGCGAACTCGCTGCACACCAACGCGCTCGACGAGGCGCTGGGGCTCCCCACCCGCGAGGCGGCGCTGCTGGCTCTGCGGACGCAGCAGGTCATCGCCCACGAAAGCGGGGTGCCGGCGGCGGTGGATCCGCTCGGCGGGTCTTTCTTCGTCGAATCGCTGACCCGCGAGCTCGAGGCCGGCGCGCGCGAGTACATGGACAAGATCGACGCGCTGGGCGGCATGGTGCCGGCCATCGAGGCGGGCTATCCCCAGCGGGAGATCGCCAACAGCGCGTACCGGACGCAGCAGGCCATCGAAACGGGCGAGCAGTCCGTCGTCGGCGTCAACCAGCACGTCGACGAGACGCCGCCGGCGCTGGAGACCCTCTACATCGACGAGAGCGCCGCCGAACAGCAGTCGGAGCGCCTGGCCCGGACGAAGGAGACGCGCGACGCCCGGCGGGTCGAGCGGACGCTCGATGCATTGCGGCGCACCGCGGCCGGCGAGGGCAATCTCATGCCGCCGCTGCTCGACGCGGTGCGGGCGACCGCGACCCTCGGCGAGATGTGCGCGGCGCTGCGCGACGTGTGGGGCGAGTACGAGGAGGCGCCGTCGGTCTGATGCGCAGACTTCGCGTCGTCATTGCCAAGCCGGGACTCGACGGTCACGACCGGGGGGCCAAGGTGATCGCGCGATCCCTGCGGGACGCGGGCATGGAGGTCATCTACACGGGCCTGCGGCAGACCCCGGAACAGATCGTCGAGGCCGCGCTGCAGGAGGACGCCGACGCCATCGGGGTGTCGATCCTGTCCGGCGCCCACAACCACGTCTGCCCGCGGGTGATGGCGCTGCTCGCCGAGAAGGGCGCGCAAGACGTGCTGGTCGTCGTCGGCGGCATCATTCCGGACGCCGACATTCCGCGCCTGCGCGAGATCGGGATCGAAGGGGTGTTTCAGCCGGGGACGTCGATGCAGACCATCGTCGACTTCATCACCACGCACGTGCGGGCCGACGCCCACGCGCCGCCGGACGCTTCTTGACGGTCGCCGGTCCCGCCGGTACGCTGCCACGAGCATGCCCCATACGCTGTTGCTGGCCGACGACAGCACCACGATCCAACGCGTGGTGGAGCTGACGTTCGCGAGCGAGGACATCGACGTCGTGACGGTCGGTGACGGAACGAAGGCCATCGAGGCCATCGAGCGCGGCGAGCCCGACATCGTGCTCGCCGACGTCAGCATGCCGGGCCGGGACGGCTACGAGGTGGCGTCGTTCGTGCGGAGCGATCCGGCGCGCGACCGGATTCCCGTCGTGCTGCTGACGGGGGCGTTCGAGCCTCTCGACGAGTCGCGGTGCGACGCCATCGGCCGCCACGAGGTGCTGGTCAAGCCGTTCGAGCCGCGCCAGGTCGTCGGCAAGGTGCGGGAACTGCTGGATCTTCCCCCGAAGGAAGCGCCGGCCGCCGTCCCGCCGGCCGCCGTTGCCCCGGCCGGGGAGCTCGTGGCGGACCCGCCCGAAGCCGTGGTGGCGGCCGGAACCGCCGTTGCGGTCGAAGCGGCCGTGGGGGAGGCGCCCGCGGCGGATGCGGCGGAGCCGGTCGGCGCATCGGTGCCGGAAGAGCCGGCGTCGGACAGCGCCGGTGCGGTCGAGGAGGCCGTCCCCGACGGATCCGAAGCGGGCTCCGGCGAGGGGATGGCGGAGGTGGCCTCCGAAGCACCTGCCGCCGCGGCGGAGACGGTTGCCGGCGGGGGGGTGGGCGTTCCGCCGGTCGGCGCCGGCGGTTCGGTCCTGGCGCAGTCTTTCGTGACCTTTCTCGCCGTGGAGCAGGGCGCCGAACCGCCCGCGCTCACCCGTGCTCCCGGTGCGGAGGGAGAGGCGCCGGGGCCGCAGGTTACCGACGAGACGATGGACGAGCTCGTCGATCGCGTCGTCCGGCGGCTCCGCGAGACCGTTCTGCGGGACACGGTCGCCGAGGTCGTCTCGCGCCTCGGGGAGCAGCTCGCGCAAGCCGAGATACCATCCGCCGCCCCCGACGCCGAGTGAGCCGCACCCGTTCCGCACGCCGATCCCGCCCGCCCGGAACAGCCACTGCTCCTGATACGATCCCGGTCCGATGCGAGAGTTGACGAAGGTATTCGAGCACGCTGCGGTCGACCCCAGGTGGTATGCCTACTGGGAGAAAATCGGGGCGTTTCGGGCCGATCCCGACTCGGGCCGGCCGCCGTTCAGCATGGTGCTGCCGCCCCCCAACGTGACCGGCTGGCTGCACATCGGCCACGCCCTGAACCAGACGCTGCCCGACGTCGTCGCCCGCTGGAAACGCATGACCGGGCACGATGTGCTCTGGCTGCCCGGCACCGATCACGCGGGCATTGCAACGCAGAACGTCGTCGAGAAGCAGTTGGCGGCGGAAGGGAAGTCGCGCCACGACCTCGGCCGCGAGGCGTTCGAGGCGCGGGTGTGGGAGTGGGTCGCGAAGAGCCGCGGGACCATCACGAGCCAGATGCGCAAGCTCGGGTCGTCGGTCGACTGGTCGCGCGAACGGTTCACGCTCGACGAGAACCTCTCGCGCGCCGTGCGGCGCGTCTTCGTGACGCTCTACGACGACGATCTGATCTACCGGGCGAAGTACCTGGTGAGCTGGTGCCCGCGTTGTCGGACCGCGCTGTCCGACCTGGAGGTGGTGCATGCGCCGGCCCGCGGCAAGCTCTACCACATCCGGTATCCCTACACCGACGGCGGCGGTGCGATCACCGTGGCGACGACACGGCCGGAGACGATGCTGGGCGATACCGCCGTCGCCGTGCACCCGGGCGACGAGCGCTATGCGGCAGTCGTCGGCCGGACGCTGACCCTGCCGGTCATCGGCCGCGCCCTTCCGGTGATCGCCGACGACTTCGTCGACCCCGCCTTCGGCACCGGCGCCGTGAAAGTCACGCCGGCCCACGATCCCAACGACTTCGAAATGGGAGAGCGCCACCAGCTCGAGCGGGTGTCCGTCATCGACGAGGACGGCCGGATGACGCGGGAGGCCGGGCCGTACGCGGGGCAGGACCGCTTCGCGGCCCGCAAGGCGCTCGTCGCCCGGTTGGAGGCCGAGGGCCTGCTCGTCGGGGTGGAGGATCACGAGCACGCCGTGGGGCAGTGCGAGCGCTGCTCGACGGTCGTCGAGCCGCTGTTGTCGACGCAGTGGTTCGTGCGCATCGACCCGTTGGCGAAGCGGGCGCTGCAGGCGGTGGCCGACGACCATACGCGCTTCGCGCCCGAGAACTGGACCCGCACCTACAACGAGTGGATGACGAACATCCACGATTGGTGCATCTCGCGCCAGCTCTGGTGGGGACACCGCATTCCCGCCTGGTACTGCGATGCGTGCGGAAAGCTGCACGTCGCCGAGGAGGCGCCGGACGCCTGCATCTGCGGGGGGGCGCTGCGGCAGGATACGGACGTTCTGGACACCTGGTTCAGCTCCGGGCTGTGGCCGTTCAGCACGCTGGGCTGGCCGGACGAGACCGCGGACCTGGCGCGCTACTATCCCACGAGCCTGCTCATCACCGCCCACGACATCATCTTCTTCTGGGTCGCGCGCATGATGATGCTCGGCCTCTGGTTCAAGCAGGACGTGCCGTTCCGCTCCGTGTACGTGACGTCGCTGGTCCGCGACGAGCACGGCCGGAAGATGAGCAAGTCGAAGGGCAACGTCGTCGATCCGCTCGAGGTGATGGGGGAGATCGGCGCCGACGCGTTCCGCTTCACGCTGGCCGCGCTGGCATCACCCGGCATGGACATCTCCCTGTCCGAGGGGCGCCTGCGGGCCTATCGGCAGTTCATCAACAAGGTCTGGAACGCCTCGCGCTTCGTCCTGATGCACGTGCCGGATACGCTCTCCGAGAGGCCGGCGCCGCCGCCCCCGGAGGCGCTGGACGTGATTCACCGCTGGATGCTGCATCGGGTCAGCGACCTGGCGGGGGAGATCGACGACGCGCTCACCCGGTTCCGGTTCGACGTGGCCGCGGACCGTCTCTACCACGTCTTCTGGCACGAGTACGCCGACTGGTACATCGAGCTGGTCAAGCCCGAGCTGCAGGCGGGCGGGGCGGAGCGCGAGCGCGCCGTGGCG contains these protein-coding regions:
- a CDS encoding VWA domain-containing protein, whose translation is MRRDGIIGATRQPARSPMNTRWIAACLCVGLLLMVSANAGQRQPAAEPQSEPRSQGTDATPPGETADLQGSVPVFRSGINYVRVDAFVTDEDGNPVFDLTQDDFEVYEDDVLQTVDSFQVVQVDPTPQLSGEPLTSVGVTRSDQQLAASRPDIRVFVIFLDDYHVRDGNSIRARRMLVDFIQNDLIPTDLVGVMYPLMPVSDVRLTRDHDAVINAIRRFEGVKYEYEVRNLYEARYNMYPTEVVERIRNEVSLSALRGLMTMLGGLREGRKSVLLVSEGYTYYVPPQLRSQVADLRADPNVNPQVLDPFAGDNPFEETMSFFEGSAMLQDLRRVIETASRFNASVYSVDPRGLAAFEFDMDQPQISYRTDSRVLRFTQDTLRVLAEETGGRAIVNQNDLRPGLQQMLDDASGYYLLGYNSIAAPTDGEFHEIEVRLKRPGLRVRARDGYWAVTMRDVERSLTTRAHEPPKAVDVALAALAEPRRGRLVRTWVGTSRAENGRTRVTFAWEPTESRGRRDNASRVLVTAMGDTGGAYFRGRVPEQTRSSGRGTTRRRSRRAAAAVAPPITRVEFEADPGTMQMNLAIEGEAGEVLDRDRDEIVIPDFTGPDIVLSTPYFVRARNALEFNRLVADWNAPPTVSRNFRRTDRLLLRFDVYAPGDAAPDLEANLLNRGGDAVFPLDVRTAEDGGASRQVELAPAFLPPGEYILEIRASLGDGEASEMIAFRLGA
- a CDS encoding methylmalonyl-CoA mutase; translation: MAVASRPAPAGTRAEGASGGPPADVRPLYGPADLAGLDYALDLNDPGGFPYTRGIHESGYRGKLWTMRQFSGFGTPEETNRRYRELLAAGGTGLSVAFDLPTLMGRDPDDPLSQGEVGKCGVNVASLPDMERLFDGIDLERVTTSMTINAPAAMIFAMYLVVAERQGADWSQLSGTLQNDILKEYIAQKEYIYPPRPSMRLVTDVFAFCAERTPRWNTISVSGYHIREAGATALQELAFTLRDGIEYVQYGVDAGLDVDRFVPRISFFFNAHNRFFEEIAKYRAARKLWAQVMRERFGAREERAWKLRFHAQTAGVSLTAQQPYNNVVRTAVQALAAVLGGANSLHTNALDEALGLPTREAALLALRTQQVIAHESGVPAAVDPLGGSFFVESLTRELEAGAREYMDKIDALGGMVPAIEAGYPQREIANSAYRTQQAIETGEQSVVGVNQHVDETPPALETLYIDESAAEQQSERLARTKETRDARRVERTLDALRRTAAGEGNLMPPLLDAVRATATLGEMCAALRDVWGEYEEAPSV
- a CDS encoding cobalamin B12-binding domain-containing protein, with product MRRLRVVIAKPGLDGHDRGAKVIARSLRDAGMEVIYTGLRQTPEQIVEAALQEDADAIGVSILSGAHNHVCPRVMALLAEKGAQDVLVVVGGIIPDADIPRLREIGIEGVFQPGTSMQTIVDFITTHVRADAHAPPDAS
- a CDS encoding response regulator, whose protein sequence is MPHTLLLADDSTTIQRVVELTFASEDIDVVTVGDGTKAIEAIERGEPDIVLADVSMPGRDGYEVASFVRSDPARDRIPVVLLTGAFEPLDESRCDAIGRHEVLVKPFEPRQVVGKVRELLDLPPKEAPAAVPPAAVAPAGELVADPPEAVVAAGTAVAVEAAVGEAPAADAAEPVGASVPEEPASDSAGAVEEAVPDGSEAGSGEGMAEVASEAPAAAAETVAGGGVGVPPVGAGGSVLAQSFVTFLAVEQGAEPPALTRAPGAEGEAPGPQVTDETMDELVDRVVRRLRETVLRDTVAEVVSRLGEQLAQAEIPSAAPDAE
- a CDS encoding valine--tRNA ligase, giving the protein MRELTKVFEHAAVDPRWYAYWEKIGAFRADPDSGRPPFSMVLPPPNVTGWLHIGHALNQTLPDVVARWKRMTGHDVLWLPGTDHAGIATQNVVEKQLAAEGKSRHDLGREAFEARVWEWVAKSRGTITSQMRKLGSSVDWSRERFTLDENLSRAVRRVFVTLYDDDLIYRAKYLVSWCPRCRTALSDLEVVHAPARGKLYHIRYPYTDGGGAITVATTRPETMLGDTAVAVHPGDERYAAVVGRTLTLPVIGRALPVIADDFVDPAFGTGAVKVTPAHDPNDFEMGERHQLERVSVIDEDGRMTREAGPYAGQDRFAARKALVARLEAEGLLVGVEDHEHAVGQCERCSTVVEPLLSTQWFVRIDPLAKRALQAVADDHTRFAPENWTRTYNEWMTNIHDWCISRQLWWGHRIPAWYCDACGKLHVAEEAPDACICGGALRQDTDVLDTWFSSGLWPFSTLGWPDETADLARYYPTSLLITAHDIIFFWVARMMMLGLWFKQDVPFRSVYVTSLVRDEHGRKMSKSKGNVVDPLEVMGEIGADAFRFTLAALASPGMDISLSEGRLRAYRQFINKVWNASRFVLMHVPDTLSERPAPPPPEALDVIHRWMLHRVSDLAGEIDDALTRFRFDVAADRLYHVFWHEYADWYIELVKPELQAGGAERERAVAVLLEVHDRLLRLLHPFIPFVTEEVWQVLPPRAGDGAAPPENGRTITLSAFPAPVEAWKDVDAVATMGLLQDVVTAVRTVRSEWGVPPAQKIDVLVHGADAATAATLRRHAGHVTRLAGLARLDVAAEAPRPEPDTVRRVVRGFEVHVPLAGVVDRTKEADRVARELTRLTKQRGGLQARLANPAFLERADPDVVRDTRDQEAEVGRRQEKLERILAELGS